The following DNA comes from Lentibacillus sp. Marseille-P4043.
ATTGATCCAATTTGGGCTTCATCTTACCCTTTTTCTCCAGATCTATTTGTTGTTTCATATTACTTGCCTCCTCCACCTCAGGCACTATTTCTTCATCGTTAGAAGGTACAGATGCTGCAACAAAGACAATCAATACCAGAATTAATCCAAACGTACCTATTTTTAAATATCTCATTCCTTCACCTCTTTTTTGCAGCTTTCCCTTCATAAAAGTATTTCCACATCTGCTTGTCAGAATCCTTTATTCATGACAAATTTTTATTAGACACAATAAAACGTCTAACCTAGCGTGAGTTAAACGTTTTGGTAGCATTAATTATCATGAATTAACTAGAAATACAGGATAAAAAGTCACCCCTTAGGATGACTTTTCTCCGATTTAGTCGATTCTTCCTCTTCATCGCTTATCAGTGAACTCGTTGTTCGCTTGAATTCAGACAATGTTTTACCAAATGCAGATCCTATTTCAGGAAGCTTTTTTGGTCCAAAAATGATTAGGGCTATAATCAAAATAAGGATCAACCCAGGTATGCCAATATTTGTAAGCATTTTTATAGCACCTTCTTCCCTTTTATTACTTAAAGACTAAGTGATCTCTACCTTTAAGCAAGCATGCCCCCATTTTTATGATACTTCATTATCCCTTCAGCAGCCCGATATGCTAGGGCACCAACAGTTCCAGTTGGATTATAACCGCCATTATGAGAAAAAGCTGATGCACCAACAACAAATAAGTTTTCCATGTCCCACATTTGTAAGTAATTATTAACTGCGGATGTATCCGGATCTGCACCCATAATTACACCACCAGTATTGTGAGTGGATTGATAGGTAGTAATATTGTACGGACCTAGTTCATCCATGGCATCGACCTTATCAGCACCCATTTCTTTAAGGATTCCACTAGCTTTTTGTGCGGTAAAATTGGCAAGGTTACGATCCTGTTCCTCAAAATCAAATGTCATCCGAATAAGTGGATCGCCAAACGTATCCTTGTACATCGGATCAAGGTCTAGATAATGATGCTGATACGGCATACTGGCTCCCATCGCACCAACGGATAATGTTTGGTTAATATAATTGAGCGAGTTTTTCTTGAATTCCTTGCCCCATGTTGGAGAGCCTTTTGGAATCGGATTATTTGCAATTGGTCTTGCCCCAGTCTGTGTTAAAGCAAGATAACCACCATGGATAAAATCAACATCCGAATGGTCAAAGTTATCGCCATTATAATCATCGATAACCATTCCGAGTGCCCCAGCTCCAGCAAAATTATTGAATTGTTTATCTTTGAAATATCCAGTTGCTGCACCTTTGACAACCTGATAAGCATAGTTTTTTCCAATAACACCTTTACCTGTTGAAGGATCATAAGGACGACTGACTTTGGAGTTTAGCAATAGTTTTACATTGTTAAAAACATAAGTTGTCAATACAACCACATCTGCTGGTTGTTCTATCTCTTCTCCAGTAGTGACATCGGTGTAAAGTACTCCAGTAGCTTTACCATCCTTATGTAAAACCCGTCTGACCCAGGAGTGTGTACGTAAATCAAACTTCCCAGTCTTATTGGCAACTGGAATAACAGTAACAACCGGATCCGCTTTTGCCCCATATTCACAACCAAACCGTTCACAAAAAGCACAATACTGACATGCCGCTCTTGAAATACCATCAGGATTTGTGTAGTTTTCCGATAAATTGGCGGACGGTATCGTATATGGATGATACTTCAAATTTTCTGTTGCCTTTTTAAACATTGTCATTTGTGGGGAATGCTTCATTGGACCTGTCGGGTATTTATCAGAACGCTTTCCGCCAAGCGGATTTTCTTCACCCGAAATGCCAGCCATTTTCTCAAATTGATCATAGTATGGCTCCAATTCATCATACGTAATCCCCCAATCCTGAATGGTCATGTCAGCGGGAATTTTGTTTTTACCATACTTATCAATCGTTTTACTACGAATTTCAAAATCATAAGGTAAGAAACGGAATGTCTGCCCATTCCAATGAACTCCAGCACCACCTAGACCTTCTCCTAAAAGAAAAGACCCATATTGCCGCATTGGTAATGCCCGCATTTTTTCATTACTTCGAAACGTAAGTGTATCCTTTGATAGATCTTGCATCAACTCATGGCGAATCGCATACCTTAATTCGTCGTGTACCATATAGTAATCCTCTGTATGTCTTTCTTCGCCCTTTTCCAAACCAACGACGTTAAGCCCTTGCTTTGTTAGTTCTGAGGCAATAATACCTCCACCCCAGCCAACTCCAGCTATCACAACGTCAACTTTTGGCATCTTTTTTGCCATTTTTCATTCACCTCTTTCATTACTTTACATATGATCCCGTAGGCTACTAGGCTCAATTTCTTTAAAATCGCCTTCTATAATATCCGTGTAGCCCATTTGATCTCCTGGATAATTTCTCATTTTCCATGCGTCCATATCCATATTACCGCCATAAAGCGGATCACTATACAGCCCTTCTAGTGTTGCGCCTCGTAGCAAATCAAAAAAACCACTTGCTGAAATTGTGCTCAATTTAACATTATCTTCTTGAAAATCTTTTAAAATGGTATCTTGTTGCTCTTCCGTAATTTCTGTGAACCCTTTTTTAAATTTCTGATGGCTATAATTTTGCATTTCACGTAAGCCAATCCTGAAAATTTCCCGACGTTTTAATCGACCTTGGTACCCTTGAACTTTTTCACCGTGGAAGAAAGGAGGCTCCATGTAGTCCCTTGCATTAAATCCATAAGACCCAGCAAGCTGATGATCAATGTAATATGCTACACCTAAATCTTGTGCTCCAGGACCATGATCATCCTTAGGAAAAATACGTTCTGTCGCAGCTTCCGTCGTTTTAAATTCTGCTTGACTGAGATACATAAGTGCATGATTATAACTTTTCGTTTTTTTGGTAGTCTTTTGTTCTTCTTGATCACCAACATCCCACGGGATCATGCTGCCAAGTACTCCACCAACTGCAAGACCACCAACTGCTATCCCAGAACTTTTTAAAAATTTTCTGCGTGACGCGTCTTCGGTTTCTTCTTGACCTCGCTTATTTTCGTCCGTCAATCCATATACCTCCCTACTAAAAAATATTTTAGTCATTTTATTATGTCACCAGAATTAACTATTCATGCATAAAAAACATAATTAACCACTCATGCTAAAAAATAAATTGGGCAAAATAAACAAGATCATAAAATACAGAGGAGGTAAAAAAAATGATATCAATCAGGAAAGGCATAACAATTATGTTGTTTCTCAGTATGGCATTATTCGCTTCTGCCTGTGCCAATCAAGATCAAGGAGCAGCAGATGCAGATCAGTTAAATGGTGAAGACACAACAAATGTTTCCAATCATTCAGCTGATAACGAGGGTTTAGATAATCCGGATATCATTCCAAGTGAACTCAGTAATAAAAAGAGCACCACGAATAAAGACGGAACTACATACTCTGGTATGGGAAATAGTATTTACGGCACGATCGGTAGTTCCGGTGTCCATGAAGGAGGAATTTCTTCATATTTCGAGTCCATATTGAAAGGTCAAGGAATTACGGGCGTTAAAGTATTTGTTATTGATGATTCTGTCGTGTTAGCAAGGAACAAAGCGGGAACAACTAGTCACAAATACGATAATATGCAAAATGATTTATTAAGTGGAAATGAAGGAATGTCAGGAAAAGGAGAACCTGAAGGAGTAGAAGATGGTAAAAATGAAAGCCATGATAATTTGGACCAAGCAAAAGAAGAAGTTAACGACATGTTTAATGGGAATGTCAAAATATTAACGGTTACGAACCCAGAAGCGCTTGACCTTATTGAACAGATTAAAGAAGATATTAAATCATCCTCGTTTCAAACGGCTTCGAACGATTTACTAAAACTTTTGCAAATGACAGAGTAATGAAACGAAACATCCCCTGTTAAAGATAGCAGGGGATGTTTTTGGATTGGAGTACTCGGGTTTCGGGCTGATGTTTTGCTTTTCGGGCTGATGTTTTGCTTTCGGGCTGATGTTTTGCTTTTCGGGCTGATGTTTTGCTTTTCGGGCTGATGTTTTGCTTTTCGGGCTGATGTTTTGCTTTTCGGGTTGATGTTTTGCTTTTCGGGTTGATGTTTTGCTTTTCGGGTTGATGTTTTGCTTTTCGGGTTGATGTTTTGCTTTTCGGGTTGATGTTTTGCTTTTCGGGTTGATGTTTTGCTTTTCGGGTTGATGTTTTGCTTTTCGGGTTGATGTTTTGCTTTTCGGGTTGATGTTTTGCTTTTCGGGTTGATGTTTTGCTTTTCGGGTTGATGTTTTGCTTTTCGGGTTGATGTTTTGCTTTTCGGGTTGTTGTTTTGCTTTTCGGGTTGATGTTTTGCTTTTCGGGTTGATGTTTTGCTTTTCGGGTTGATGTTTTGCTTTTCTTCGGGTTGATGTTTTGCTTTTCGGGTTGATGTTTTGCTTTTCGGGTTGATGTTTTGCTTTTCGGGTTGATGTTTTGCTTTTCGGGTTGATGTTTTGCTTTTCGGGTTGATGTTTTGCTTTTCGGGTCTCAATCCTCTGAAATCGGATTGAGACCCCAATCAAACCAGGCAACAGCTCTACCACAAATCTCCCCTCTCTTTTTTACGCTCTCGCATTGCTTCAGTCCATGCTTCAACTTGATCATGGATACCATCAGATCGTTCATCAATTTCCGCTATTTTTTCTGAGCGAAAGTCTTGCATAGTATCCATCATATTACGATAGCGATCGGAAATTAATGTCTTTAATTTATCACTTATATCGGAATCCAGCATTTCTTCTTCTCTCAATATAGCTAATGCTTCATCATATCTTGCCTTTTCATTTTTTATTACCGTTCGAATGATTTCTAGCTCTTTATCGAACCTTTCATATTCGTCTAGTATTTCCCACGGTCCAGGAGCTTTTGTAAATGCCCATGCCAAGTCGACATTCGATGGTAGCCATTCTTTTTCAATCGTTGTTTTTAAATCATCTGCATCATCAGCACCATAATATTCTCCCTCTCCAGCCTCTGATACTGCTTTTAGTTGGCTTTCCGCATCTTTGTCAACGTGGAAGCCAATTATATTTACGGTTCGTTTATCATTATTTTTTACAAATGCTTTTGCCTCTTTAACCGGATCGCCATCACACGTTTCGATGCCATCACTAACGATGTAAACTGTTATCGTTCCATCCATATCTTTGCTCATTTCCGAAGACTTTTTTATCGCGCTTGCCAATGGTGTCCATCCTTTACTTTCAAACGTTGCTAAAGACTCCTCAAATGTTGCTTGATTATAGGAATCCATTGGATATATTTCTTCAATCCCGGTACAGGATAATTGCTTATCTGCATCAGATTCCGATCCCTTATGACCGTAAACAACTAAAGATACTTCATTTTCTTGACCAATTGTTTCCGCAAAACGCTTTACTGCATCCTTAGCAATATCCATTTTCACTTCGTCATCAACACGTAAAAGCATGCTGGAGCTCGCATCTAATAATATAATTGCCTTTCCTGACTTAGGTTCATTTTTCACTTCCTCAGCAGTCTTTCCAGGCTCAGGTAAAAATGGCTCTTCAAATTCGGGTTCAAAATCCTCTGCCTGCTCAATAACTTCTGAATAATAATGACTTCCCAATAAGTGAACGAGACCCTTTTGCAGCTTTACAGGATTTTGCGTTTCATCCGTCAATTTTTCTAAGCTACTTTTCAATTCCTTGCCCAACTTATTGCTCAATTCAGCACTATCTTCTTGCTTCAATTCTACTTCTAACGTCATATCCTGCATTAATTTTCCACCCTGTTGTGCTTTTAAATCTTTTCGGGAGTCCCCTAGTATTATGGAGTCCAATTGATCGACACTAGGTGAAACTGCTTGCTGGCTTTTTTCTTCCGTATTATCCTTGCTCGTGTTTTTACTAACTTGTTTATCCTTATCACTGCATGCACCTAGCACTAACAGCAACGAAATGAAAAAAATCCCCACATACATTCTTTTCATCATCCGTTCATCCTCTCTTTCCGTCCTATATAGAAGAATGAACAGATAGACCTTGTTAGTCAATCGTACGAAAGTTCTAAATATATATCCGAGTAGGTATATAGAACCGAATTTACACATTAAAAAAATAATGTATAGCCGTTTCCATTATGGTACTTGTGTCATCTAATATAGAAACTACTGTTATAAAGGATGATAAATATGAGTCCAAAACTTACGAAATTTGTTGATCGCCTGCCAATCTTGAAAACGTTGAGGCCAACTCGATCAACTAACAACAAAGATTATTATGAGGTTCGTATTAGTGAGTTTAGGCAGAAATTGCACAGAGATTTAAGGCCGACACGTTTGTGGGGATACAATCGTCAGTATCCAGGGCCAATCATTGATGTCACAAGTGGCAGACCAATCCAAGTAAAATGGATGAATAAACTTCCTAGCAACCATTTACTCCCTGTTGACCGTTCCATACACAATGTAAAAGAACTTCCGGAGGTTCGCACCGTTACACATTTACATGGAAGTGAAACCAAGCCAGAAAGTGATGGGTATCCAGAAGCATGGTTTACAAGAGATTTTAAAGAAGTCGGTCCATTTTTTGAGCGAAAGATTTATGAATACCCAAACCACCAAAGGGCCACTTTGCTGTGGTATCATGATCACGCAATGGGTATTACCAGGCTTAACATGTATGCAGGTTTGGCTGGTTTGTACATCATTCGTGACAAACAAGAAGAATCATTACAGCTGCCAAAGGGGAAATATGAAATTCCTTTGATGATTCAAGATCGATCATTTAATCAGGATGG
Coding sequences within:
- the tatA gene encoding twin-arginine translocase TatA/TatE family subunit; the encoded protein is MLTNIGIPGLILILIIALIIFGPKKLPEIGSAFGKTLSEFKRTTSSLISDEEEESTKSEKSHPKG
- a CDS encoding GMC family oxidoreductase, producing MAKKMPKVDVVIAGVGWGGGIIASELTKQGLNVVGLEKGEERHTEDYYMVHDELRYAIRHELMQDLSKDTLTFRSNEKMRALPMRQYGSFLLGEGLGGAGVHWNGQTFRFLPYDFEIRSKTIDKYGKNKIPADMTIQDWGITYDELEPYYDQFEKMAGISGEENPLGGKRSDKYPTGPMKHSPQMTMFKKATENLKYHPYTIPSANLSENYTNPDGISRAACQYCAFCERFGCEYGAKADPVVTVIPVANKTGKFDLRTHSWVRRVLHKDGKATGVLYTDVTTGEEIEQPADVVVLTTYVFNNVKLLLNSKVSRPYDPSTGKGVIGKNYAYQVVKGAATGYFKDKQFNNFAGAGALGMVIDDYNGDNFDHSDVDFIHGGYLALTQTGARPIANNPIPKGSPTWGKEFKKNSLNYINQTLSVGAMGASMPYQHHYLDLDPMYKDTFGDPLIRMTFDFEEQDRNLANFTAQKASGILKEMGADKVDAMDELGPYNITTYQSTHNTGGVIMGADPDTSAVNNYLQMWDMENLFVVGASAFSHNGGYNPTGTVGALAYRAAEGIMKYHKNGGMLA
- a CDS encoding gluconate 2-dehydrogenase subunit 3 family protein gives rise to the protein MTDENKRGQEETEDASRRKFLKSSGIAVGGLAVGGVLGSMIPWDVGDQEEQKTTKKTKSYNHALMYLSQAEFKTTEAATERIFPKDDHGPGAQDLGVAYYIDHQLAGSYGFNARDYMEPPFFHGEKVQGYQGRLKRREIFRIGLREMQNYSHQKFKKGFTEITEEQQDTILKDFQEDNVKLSTISASGFFDLLRGATLEGLYSDPLYGGNMDMDAWKMRNYPGDQMGYTDIIEGDFKEIEPSSLRDHM
- a CDS encoding vWA domain-containing protein, with product MKRMYVGIFFISLLLVLGACSDKDKQVSKNTSKDNTEEKSQQAVSPSVDQLDSIILGDSRKDLKAQQGGKLMQDMTLEVELKQEDSAELSNKLGKELKSSLEKLTDETQNPVKLQKGLVHLLGSHYYSEVIEQAEDFEPEFEEPFLPEPGKTAEEVKNEPKSGKAIILLDASSSMLLRVDDEVKMDIAKDAVKRFAETIGQENEVSLVVYGHKGSESDADKQLSCTGIEEIYPMDSYNQATFEESLATFESKGWTPLASAIKKSSEMSKDMDGTITVYIVSDGIETCDGDPVKEAKAFVKNNDKRTVNIIGFHVDKDAESQLKAVSEAGEGEYYGADDADDLKTTIEKEWLPSNVDLAWAFTKAPGPWEILDEYERFDKELEIIRTVIKNEKARYDEALAILREEEMLDSDISDKLKTLISDRYRNMMDTMQDFRSEKIAEIDERSDGIHDQVEAWTEAMRERKKERGDLW